ATTAGGATTCGTAGGATATGCAAACCAAAAAAATATAAACAATAAAGCTAAAGCAAAAAGAAGGGTTAAAGTACATAAGAAACCTAATGTAAATAATAAAACTAATTTAAAAGCTTAAATATAAATTATAAAAAATAAGACAGTCAATAATGGCGGTTTTATTTTTTTATTTATAAATATCAAGCTATTTTTAATTTTCAAATGTAAAGCTACAATATCCTATTTCATCACATCTTTTTTTCATATCATCCCATATATCCCTTCCCTTTATGGCTTCTAAGGATGATGGATATAAAATATAGTTTTCTTTAAAAATATGATCTCTTAAATTAAAAATTATAGAAACTTCATCTACTTTATTTTTGAATATCTGGATTCATTTTTTTGTCAACTAAACAATATGTTTACATCTCCTATTAATTCTGTCTCTAATTCCCCTATAGATAATTTTTCTAATTTATTTTTTATGATCTCTCTATCTAAATTATTAATATTAAGTCTGCTTAAATCTTCATTACATATTACTAATCCTAGTGAATTAATAAGCACTAGTTCAAATATATTTATAAGCAACAATTCCCATTTTTTATCATAACCTTTTAATAATTTATTAATCTCACTAATATCAAATTTATTGCAAAACTCATTTTCTAAACTTAAGTTATATAAATAATTATACATATATTCAATACCTATACAACTCATAGTATCAATATAAAGCTGATAATCTATTGAACATGGAGTTTCATGGGATGCAAAAAAATCATCATATTCTTTGAAAAATGGAGAAAAGCCATCATCTATAGTATCGTTATTCGTATCATTGACACCTTTTTTTGTCAATATATTTTATAGCACTAAAAGAGTATCTTCAACCACGGAAGATACTCTTCTTTATTTTTATAAATACCCCTAAATTTATTAACTTCACTGTTTATCATGCACTGAAAGAGTATTATAATCAAAGCAATATAAGCATAGTACCACTACTAATTAGAATTAAATAGATTATAGATAAATGCATAAATATTAAAATATAATAAAAATATTATTTATTGATATAGATTTGTTTAAATATGCCCATATATTACTTAGCTATATTTTTTATTGGATTATTTAAATAAATTTACGAATAATGTTATAACTAAGGAATTAGAAAAGTCTATTAAAAATGCCCCTGCAACTGGAAGAATAAAAAATGCTTTTGGTGATGCACCATATTTAGAAGTTATGGCTTCCATGTTTGCTATACCGTTAGGAGTAGCTCCCATTCCAAATCCACAATGTCCAGAACTCATAACAGCAGCAGCATAATCCTCTCCCATTAGTCTAAAAGTAATAAAGTATGCAAATATAAACATTAATACAGCTTGTCCTATTAATAAAATTAATAATGGACCTGCTGTGCTTTTTAATTCCCATAATTTAAGACTTATAAGTGCCATGGATAAAAACACATTAAGGCTCATATTTCCAATTATATCAACACATTTTGAATTTATTTTCCACTTATTTGTTCGTTCCCCTATATTAAGTATTATAGCTGCCACTATCATAGCATCTATGTATGAAGGAAGAACTATACCAAGGTTTGTAAAAAACATCTCTAAAATAGAACCGAGTCCCATTGATATAAATATAAGAGAAAATGTATTAAATAGCGTTTTATAACTCACTTCTCCACAATCATCAGAATTTGCTTGAAAAAACTCATCTGAGTTATTTTTTAGGTTATTTTTACTTATTAGGTTCTTAGCTATCGGACCACCCATTAAG
Above is a window of Clostridium sporogenes DNA encoding:
- the gltS gene encoding sodium/glutamate symporter, whose protein sequence is MTLELDMIQTTTLAILFYYIGVFIKSKVSILGKFCIPAPVVGGLIFAILNLIFTESGFISISLDTTLQKPFMLAFFTTIGLGASFKMIKQGGLHVIMFFIAALLLVISQDVLGVVMAKFIGEDPLLGLIVGSVTMTGGHGTGATFGALFESEYGLVGASTTAMAAATFGLVCGSLMGGPIAKNLISKNNLKNNSDEFFQANSDDCGEVSYKTLFNTFSLIFISMGLGSILEMFFTNLGIVLPSYIDAMIVAAIILNIGERTNKWKINSKCVDIIGNMSLNVFLSMALISLKLWELKSTAGPLLILLIGQAVLMFIFAYFITFRLMGEDYAAAVMSSGHCGFGMGATPNGIANMEAITSKYGASPKAFFILPVAGAFLIDFSNSLVITLFVNLFK